ACTGCGGTTCGCGCTCTCGGCTTGGCGGCAATTGGAGAAGCAGGCTAAGACGGCGGAGGATCGCGCGGCAGCTGCGGCGCAGATTGCAGAACTCGAACGGTTGACAACGGAGGCGCCGAAGCAGGATCTGGAATCGAAACCCATGCCCTTGGCGAAAGTTCGCTTTCGGATGGTGGCGGACGTGACGCTGGCAGAGGGAATCGATTACTACGGCAAGGTGCTTGCGCAACTTGGATATCGGCTGGAGGTCGACGAAAGCGCGAAATCGACCATCGCCGCGGGCAGGGAGCGAATCATCAAACTCAACCTGCCCGCGGCAAGCTTTAGCGACGTCGACCGGCAGTTCTTGCGGAGGAATGGATTGAAGTCGGTGCGGAAGGGGAGGGAAGTGCGGTTGTTGCCGTCGGAGGCGAAGGCTGTGAAGGTTGTTGAGGTTGTTGAGTAGTCCGAATTTTAAGAATAAATTCCTTTGCGCCTTCGCGCCTTTGCGTGAGACATTCTTCGTTTAATTTTCACGCAAAGGCGCGAAGGCGCAAAGAGAATTGCAAGCATAGTGCTGAGGAAACTACCGTTTCACCGGGGCGTCTTCCTTGGCTTTGCGGCCGCCCTCTTTCTCTTTATTGATTTGCTGCCAGCCTTCGTAGCCGTCGGCGAAGTCGAAGACGTTCGTGAAGCCAGCGCGTTCGAGTTTCTCGGCGCCCTTGGTCGACGAATCGCAGCGGACGTTTGCGCAGTAAACGACCACCGTGCGGTTCTTGCCGCCAGCGCGCTGCTCAACTTGGTTGAGGAAGTCGCTAGCACTTTGCGGAATGCTGGCGGCCCCGGGGATCTTTGTTTTCTCGAAGTGTTCGCCGTCGAGGGTGTTTACCAGCAGGAACTCCTCTTCGGCGTCGCGCATCTTCCGAAGTTCGCGGGCGGTAATGGTTTTCATCGCTCACTCCTTTGTTAACTGCCCTTTGAGAATGTTGACGTCGGCGTCACGCGGCCGGCGTCTGTTAGGGCAGATGCTTCATCCCGGTCTGGCGTGAAGAAGGCGTCGGTGATCGCGGGGATGGATCGGACAGCAGAGCGCGTGCGAATGGCGTACCTGAGGCGGTGCTGGCATGTTTGCCAGGTTGAATAGAAGCCACCGGCTCTGCCGGTGGACGTCGTGGGGCGGCGTTAACTCGCGGTTCGTCCACCGGCGGAGCCGGGGGCCTTGATTAGGTCGGATTCAGCTTACTCTTGAGCATCGCTAGGCTTTTACCGCCGCCGTAGAGAAGTTCAGTGGGAGGGTTCGCCGTCGTTTGATATATTGTCGATCTCGTTGACCAAGAAGTCCGCAAGACGCGGACGTATCAAGAGACTGGAAGAGCGATGCGGGATGACCTCGTGACGGTGGCGAGCTTCGACAATGACCTCGATGCAAGGCTAGCCCGGGAGTGCCTGGCGGGCGCGGGGATTCGGGCCTTTCTGGCGGACCATTCGCTGGTCGGTACGGCGTGGCATCTCGCGGGGGCGCTGGGCGGGGTGAAGTTGCAGGTCTCCGCCAGCCAGCGCAACGAGGCGGCGGCGATTTTGGCCAAAGCCCAGGCGGGGGAACTCGAAATCGACGAGCAAGATTGGCCGGAGGACGACGAAGAAGCTGACGACGAGACGGTAGCAGAAAGAAGCGAACGCGATCAAATCGTCGACCGAGCCGGTCGGTCGTTGGTGCTCTCACTGTTGTTCTTGCCCGTTGCGTTCTACACGGGGTGGTTATTGCTGGATGTGAGCACGAAAGAAGGGCCGCTGAGCGCAAAACACGGGCGCCGAGCGATTTGGATTGGCGTCGGGACGGCCGTGGCGCTCGCAATTTTTCTGCTATTCTTGAGAGAGATAGTGCGTTCGCTCATTGCAGACTGATGGCGAACCATCGGCGCGGGGCGGACAACTTGCAAGCGAGCCGGGCATGATTCAGACTTCTGCTCCTAATCTCGTGACGGTAGCGTCCTTCGGCAGCGTGACCGAAGCGGAGATCGCGCAGCAGTGCCTCGCGGCGGCGGGGATCGAGTCGTACCTCGTCGACGCCGCGATGGTTGGGACGATGTGGCATCTGGGCGTGGCGATGGGCGGCGTTAAGCTGCAGGTGGCCGAGACGGACGCATTAGAAGCGGCGGAGCTACTGACTGAAGCTCGCGCGGGGCGGTTGGAATTCGAGTTTGACGACTCCAGCGCAGCGGAGTCGGAGACCGAAATGCAGCGCGAGGCGCTCTCCGAACGCGAAGCGTTGGCGAATCGAGCGTTCAAGGCGACGTTCTTCTCGATGCTGCTCGAGCCGCTCGCGTTCTATGCGGCGTGGCTGCTGCTGCGAGTCGCCGTGGCTGAGGGGCCGTTGCGCCAGCCCTACCGTGGCCGAGCGATCGCCGCTGCGGTACTGTGCCCGCTCATCGTGGGATTCGCAGCGACGCTGCTGTGGTTTTTCGTCACCGGATCATCGTTCTGACAGACGCTGCGAGCGCCTGCGGAACGCAATCAGTAAGTAACGCCGACGCGGGCCATCATCGTGTCGTCGAGCGAGACGTCGGGCGTGGCGCTCTGGTAGTCGAGTTCGCGCGCGAAGACGTAGCCGGTTTCGAAGCGGGTAGCGAGCCCGTTGAGAATCTTCCGTTCGAAGCCGACGACGACGCGGATGTCGCTGTAGCTGATCGTATCGATCTCTTGATCGGAGGGGCGGGTAATGCTCCAAATGCCGCCGCCGAATTCGCCGCCGATGTAGAACCAGCGTTCGTCTTCGGGGGTGCTCGCGGCGGTTTGCCAAGAGAACCGCGGCCGCGGGAAGACGAGGTCGAGACGCGTCCGCGGCATTTCGGCGGGTTCGATGATCAGGCCGGCAATCGGCAGCACAGTGGCGCCAGCGCGGTTGAGGTACGCGACGCCGAAGATCCACTTCTTGCCGGGCGTGGCCTCGTAGACGCCGATGCCGCGGCCAGTGACGCGGGTGGCGTTACTGTAGCTTTGTTCGAAGTCGCTGTAGTAGCCGACGCCAACGCCGACGTCCATCGCCCAGGGGCCGTCGCCGAATTTGCGGAGATGGCGGAAGTCGACCGAGGCGTCGTAAAGCGTGCTCGGGATGTCGAGGGCGGCGGCGTTCTCCAGCAGGTGCGTGCCGAAGTGGGGCGTCACGAGCAGCGGCGTGTCGCGGCGGAAGAAGGGAAAGCCGAGGACGACGCCGGCTTCGATGTCGCCCATGCCGAGGGTATCGGGCTCGTCGCTCATCCGCGGGAGCCAGGTGCCGGTGAAGTAAATCTTCTGGAAGACGCCGGCGCGGGCGCCGGGGGGAAGTTCGCTCGCCGCCTCGGGCGCCATTTGGTTTTCGGGGGCGACGGTTTCTTCGGCGAGATTGGCAACGCGAAGGTTCGGATCGACGCCGGGCGTGAGCGTGGCAGGAAGCTGGTCGATATCGATCGGCGTGATCGGCTCGGGCGTCCAGGGCGTCGGCGTGATCACCGACGACGCGGGAGGCTGGTTGCCGTTGGCGTTCGATTGCGTCTGCAGCGTAGAGTACGCGGGGTGCGGTACGCCGGCGAACGGGGAGTCGGACGCCGTCGCTGTGTAGGGCTCCGCGGTTTGTGCGGTCGCAACGAGTGGCGCGAACATTAGCGCGGCGCCTGCAGCGGCTGCTAGCAAGCGACGGGTAACGCCGGCTAATTTTGCGGCGCGTCGCCGCCCTGAGCGCGTGGCGAGCGCTGGATCTGCTAGCAATTTGAAGAGTGGGGCGACGCTCAAAAATCAAATCCCAGTCGGAACATGATCGTATCGTCGAGGTTATATTCGGGCGGCAGGTTCGTCTGGGAGTAGACAATCTCGCGATCGAAGACGTAACCGATCTCGGCGTGGCCGTGCAGGCGGGTTTGCGTTTCCCATTCAAGGCCGAGCATCACGCGAATGTCGTTGTAGTCGATGTCGTCCCGGGCGCCGTCGGCGGGGCCGTCTTCGGAGCGGGTAATCGTCCAGGCGCCGCCGCCGTATTCGCCGGCGACGTACCACCACCATTGGATTTGGCCGAGGTTCTGGAATCGCTTGCGGATCTTGGGGTTCGGGAACAGGAGCCACAGGTCCCACTCAGGATTCGGGCGCCAGTAGACGCCGCCAGCCGGCAAGATTTTGACTTTGTTGCGGTCGAGGTACCAGACGCCGGCATGGACGTCCATCTTCGGCGAGAGCGTGTAGACGCCCAAGCCGCGACCCATAAAACGCATCGAGCGGCTATCGAAGTAAGAGAAGTCGCTCCAGACGCCGGTGCGGAAGCCGAGGTCGGCGCTCAGGCGTTCGGTGAGCTTCGGACTCCAGGCGGTGTCGAGGTAGGCGTCGTAGACGCGCGGCGGCAGGTCGGCGTTCGGGCCGCTGGGGCCTTCGAGCCAGTTGAAGGCGAAGCCGGGGGTGATCAGGAGCGGCGTGTCGGGATTGCGGAAGATGGGGACGCCGAACGTGGCGGCCATTTCGAGCCGATTCCATGCGAGCTGGTCGGGGTTGTGATTGCCCATCAGGTACGTCGACTCGACCGTGAGCTGCTGCATGAACCGCTGCAGCCGCGAGGTGGAGCCGTCGGGATTCGTGTAGTCGTAAGTGCCGCGATTCCACTGCACTGTCGGCATGTTCTGCAGGATGTTGCTGTTCGGCGGCGGAGCGTACGGAATGCCCTGCATCGGCGGCGCGACGGTGGCGGGATTCATGCCGTAGGGCGTGACGGTTGGGGGCGCGGCGCCGAAGTTCGGCGTGAGCGCCGGCGCCGAGTACGGAACGTCGATCGGCGGGGCCGCCATGCCGGGAGCGGCGTAGGGATCGAAGCTTTGGATGGCTGGCGTGAGCGAAGGCTGCGGCGTCGCGGGGTAGACGGGCGACGGCGCCGCTGCGAACGGACTGGCGGGGGCGACGCTTGATGGAAATTGGACGCGTTGCGCGTGAATTTTTGTTGCAGCGAGCGCGCACCAACAGCCGATCACTGAAATGATGAGGGTGAATGCGCGCCGATGGTGGACGGATGCTGGCAACTCGGAGCGGCCTCGAACGGTCGGAATCTGCAAGATGCGGAATTTCGCGGCAGATTAGTACCAATCGAAGCGGGTTGGCGTCAAGGTTGGCGCGTGGCCCTGGCGGAATACACGGCGCTGCTAGCGGCGTTCTTAGCCCGGGCTCCGCCCGGGGGTAGCACAACGCGCGACGACGTCGACCGGTATGGCGGCCGACCCCCGGGCGGAGCCCGGGGCTAAATGGGCGATTCGGGGTGGTCGCTCGGTGCTGGCGCGGCGGGTGGCGTCGAAATGCCGGGGCCGCTGGGCCGTTTGCCTGTCGGTCGCTTGCGCGTGCCGGCGGTGCGGAGGACGCGGCGTTGGCCGCGGCTGCGGAGCGCGGCCAAGCAGATCTCTTGGCGGTTGAATGCTAGCTGCCGGAGTCGCACGTCGCGGTAGCCCCAACTGCGGACGCGCTCCACGAACGCGGGGAACTCGTCGACGAGCGCCAGGTCAGGCAGCTTCAGCGTCAGCAGCATTCCGCGAATCGAGATGCCGGGGTGCTTCACGACCGCTTCGACGGCGTCGAGCGTGAACGACGGCGCCACGTTCATATCGGCGGCGAGCCACTGCACATGGCGGAAGACCTTGCGCGAGGTCTCGACCGAGCGGCTGCGAACGTGCGTGAAGTTGGGGTCGGCCAGAACTGATTCGTCCACCTCGGCGGGGTCAACGCCGATCACTTCGAGCCCCGCATCGAGCAGCGCCTGCGACGCGCCGCCGGGGGCGCAGCCGAGTTCAACGACCCGCTCGCCGCGAGACATCGGCAGCGAGGCCCAACTCATCGCTTCGGCCATCTTCAAGTAGGCACGCGAGACGGCGTGTTCGGGGAGTTCTAAATCGGGGACGCCCCCTGGCCACGAGGCGACGCGGCTGGTCGTCCGATGGCAGCCGACGAACCATTGATTCGGTTCGATGAGCGACACGTCGAGCACCCATCGATTGCGCGGCGTCGACCGGCCGGCGGCGGAATCGGGGCGGAGCGACTCGATGGGCGAGAGCTCGCGGATGGCCTCTTCGGCCTCGTCCGCAAGAATGGTAGGGCCGGGTTCGAAGCCGCGCTCGCCGGGAGTCCGTTCGTCGCGTTGCCAGACGTGCAGGCCGGCGACTTCGTGCGACTCGAGAAACGCCTGCACGTCAGGGAGTTGCCAGAGTTGCGCGGCGAGATCGTGGAGGCGCTCGCCTTTGACCGATCCAAGTGAGAAGCCGCTCGTGCGGGCGAAGACCGCGGGAAGGGCGAACTTCTCGGGATCGGTGCACGGAGCGTCGAGCTTGAACGTGACGAACCCCGGCCGCGAGAAGGCTGGGCGGAGTTGCGGGGCGCGGACAGCGAGTTCGCGCTTGAGGACGGCCTCGGCCCCGTGTTGGCAGACGGCGTAGAGGAACTGAGGTTGCCAGGGGGTGGGCATGAGAGGCGGGGGCAGTGCTTGGGTGAGTCGGGGCTTAGGTGGCAAACGGGCGCGGATATTGCGGGTGGGCTCACCCACCATATCGCCAGAGAGCGTGGCTCTCCGGCTTGCTGGGCGTCTCCCAGCGTCGCTGAATTTGGGGTAACCTCACATTGTAGCAGACGGTTGCCAGGCAGATAGTTACGGAGGTTTTCAGGCATGAGCGAGCAAACGAAGTCAAATGACGCCGAATTGCGGGCCCGGCTAACCCCCGAGCAGTACCACGTCACTCAGGAAAAAGGAACCGAGCGGGCCTTCACTGGGAAGTACTGGAACCATAAGGAAGACGGCAAATACCACTGCATCGTCTGCGGCGAGTTGCTGTTCGACTCGTCGACGAAGTTCGATTCTGGCTGCGGGTGGCCGAGCTTCAACCAACAAGTGACGCCCGAGGCGATCGACGTCCACGCGGACCATAGCCACGGGATGGTGCGGGAGGAGATTGTGTGCCACAAGTGCGGGGCGCATTTGGGGCATGTCTTTCCTGACGGGCCGAAGCCGACGGGGCTGCGGTATTGCGTGAACTCGGCTTCGATTCAGTTTGAGAAGTAGAGCGAAGAGGATTAACCGCCAAGGATGCCAAGGTGCGCCAAGGAAATGCAAAGGAACTAATTACCACGACGACACAACGATCACGACGAAAAACTAATAAGAAAAAGTTTTGAGCGGATTTCCTCTCACGAAGTCTTTCCTTCGTGTCCGTTGTGTCGTCGTGGTAAATATCTTTCCTGTATTTCCTTGGCGAACCTTGGCGTCCTTGGCGGTTCGATTCCTTTCTTCACCGCCCCGCGGGTCGTAGGGGGCTGTGGGCGAGGACGAAGCGGCGTTCGCCGGCTGTAGCGAATTTCACTGTCGCGCGGCGGTTGGCGCCGCTGCCGCTGAGGGCGACGATCTTACCCGGGCCATGCTCGGGGTGCATCACCGTCATTCCCTGTGCGAAGGCATCGGGCGAGATGCCTGAGGCGGCGAGCGGTTTCGCGCCGGCGAGACGGGCGGCCGTCGTGACTTGCGACGCGGGGATCGACTTGGCGGGAGCGGGCGCGGCGTTGGCGCCGAATGCGAACGAGTCGTCGTCTTCCGTTGGCGCTTCTGCTTCGACGCCGTGATCGTCGACGGCCGGGTCGATTTCGAAGTGGTGCGAGTCGTCGTGCAGGTCGTGAACGTCCTCCCAGTCCGTCGGCACGTCCCAGCCGCCGGGGGCGCCGATCGAGACCAACTCCATCTCTTCACGCGGCATTTCTAATAGGAACGGGCTCGGCACGGTGCGACGGCGTTGGCCGCGGAAGTCGCGGTGGACGGCGTAGCTGAGTTGCAGGTGCTCCTTCGCGCGGGTAATGCCGACGAACGCTAGCCGCCGTTCTTCTTCCATTTGCTCGTCGTCGTTGAGACTCCGCTCGTGCGGGAGCAGGCCTTGCTCGAACGCGACGACGAACACGACGGGAAACTCGAGCCCCTTCGCGGCGTGTAGGGTCATCATCGTCACTTTGTCGCTCTCGGTCTCCCAACTGTCTGTCTCGTTGACGAGCCAAGCGTTCTCGAGGTACTCCTCCAAGTGGCCGCCGCCGGGGTGGGCTTCGTCGAACTGCCGCGCGTCGGTGAGGAGTTCTTCGATGTTGGCGAGGCGATTGAGGTCGTCTTCCGATTCGCTGTCTTGCAGGCCCTCGCGATATTTCGTTTCCGTGAGGATGGTGCCGAGGATTTCCTCGAGTGCGGCGCCGGCCAGCAAGCTGAGTCTATCGATTAAGGCTGCGAACTGGGCAACCGACTTGATCGCGCGGGCGTTCAGCCCTTCGACTTGCCCCGCTTCGCGGCAGGCGTCGAGGAGCGAGATGCCGTGCTGGTAGGCGAACTCGCTGAGGCGGTCGATCGTCTTGCGGCCGATGCCGCGGACCGGCGTGTTGATCGTACGGAGCGTCGCCTGATCGTCGCGCGGGTTGTTGATCAGTTGGCAGTAGGCCAGCACGTCCTTGATTTCTTTGCGCTGATAGAACTCTTGGCCGCGGATCATCTGGTAGGGGATGCCATGCTCGCGGAGCCCACGCTCAAGCACGCGCGAGAGGGCGTTGACGCGGTAGAAGATCGCAAAGTCGCGCGGTCGACGGCCGGCGGCGATACCTGCCGCGATCTGATCGGCGATGCCGCGGGCTTCGTCGTCTTGCGTCGAATACTGCACGAGCTTCACCGGATCGCCTTCGGCGTTGTCGGTGAAGAGCGACTTCGCCTTGCGGCGCATGTTCGAGCGAATGAGCTGATCGGCGACGCGGAGCACCGCCTTCGTGCTGCGGTAGTTTTGCTCGAGCCGAACGACGCGGACCTGCGGGAAGTCGGTCTCGAACTGCAGGATGTTTTTGATGTCGGCGCCGCGCCAACCGTAGATCGATTGATCGGGGTCGCCCGTGGCGGCGAGATTCGGGTGGTCGACCGACATTGCGCGAACCATCACGTATTGCGCCCGGTTCGTGTCTTGATACTCATCGACGAGGATGAAGCGATAGCGTTCGTCGAGCTCGGCGCGGACGTCGTCGTTTACGTAGAGCATGTTCGCGACGTGCAGCAGCAAGTCGTCGAAGTCGACTGCCGACGAGGCGAGCAAGCGTTGCTGGTAAGCGGGGTAAACCTCGGCGACGATTTGGCTGAGCGGGCTGCCGATGCGGGGTTCGTAGCGATCGGCGGTAATGAGCTGGTTCTTCGCGGCGCTGATCGCGGCGGCGATGCGGTCGGGCGAGTAATGGGCCGTGCGGATCTTGCCGGCCTCGATGACGCGCTTGAGCGTTTGGCGGGAGTCGTCGGTGTCGTAGATCGTGAAGTTGGGCGTCAGGCCGACGAAGCCGGCGTACTCGCGCAGCAGCCGGGCGCCGAAGCGATGGAAGGTGCTAACCCAGACGCGCGAGCCGGGGGACATCGTCTCGACGCGGAGCTTCATCTCCTCCGACGCTTTGTTCGTGAAGGTGAGGGCGAGAATCTCGCGCGGGCGGACCCCTTCGCGCA
This sequence is a window from Lacipirellula parvula. Protein-coding genes within it:
- a CDS encoding rhodanese-like domain-containing protein; the protein is MKTITARELRKMRDAEEEFLLVNTLDGEHFEKTKIPGAASIPQSASDFLNQVEQRAGGKNRTVVVYCANVRCDSSTKGAEKLERAGFTNVFDFADGYEGWQQINKEKEGGRKAKEDAPVKR
- a CDS encoding putative signal transducing protein, with amino-acid sequence MIQTSAPNLVTVASFGSVTEAEIAQQCLAAAGIESYLVDAAMVGTMWHLGVAMGGVKLQVAETDALEAAELLTEARAGRLEFEFDDSSAAESETEMQREALSEREALANRAFKATFFSMLLEPLAFYAAWLLLRVAVAEGPLRQPYRGRAIAAAVLCPLIVGFAATLLWFFVTGSSF
- a CDS encoding DUF6268 family outer membrane beta-barrel protein, whose translation is MFAPLVATAQTAEPYTATASDSPFAGVPHPAYSTLQTQSNANGNQPPASSVITPTPWTPEPITPIDIDQLPATLTPGVDPNLRVANLAEETVAPENQMAPEAASELPPGARAGVFQKIYFTGTWLPRMSDEPDTLGMGDIEAGVVLGFPFFRRDTPLLVTPHFGTHLLENAAALDIPSTLYDASVDFRHLRKFGDGPWAMDVGVGVGYYSDFEQSYSNATRVTGRGIGVYEATPGKKWIFGVAYLNRAGATVLPIAGLIIEPAEMPRTRLDLVFPRPRFSWQTAASTPEDERWFYIGGEFGGGIWSITRPSDQEIDTISYSDIRVVVGFERKILNGLATRFETGYVFARELDYQSATPDVSLDDTMMARVGVTY
- a CDS encoding SAM-dependent methyltransferase, yielding MPTPWQPQFLYAVCQHGAEAVLKRELAVRAPQLRPAFSRPGFVTFKLDAPCTDPEKFALPAVFARTSGFSLGSVKGERLHDLAAQLWQLPDVQAFLESHEVAGLHVWQRDERTPGERGFEPGPTILADEAEEAIRELSPIESLRPDSAAGRSTPRNRWVLDVSLIEPNQWFVGCHRTTSRVASWPGGVPDLELPEHAVSRAYLKMAEAMSWASLPMSRGERVVELGCAPGGASQALLDAGLEVIGVDPAEVDESVLADPNFTHVRSRSVETSRKVFRHVQWLAADMNVAPSFTLDAVEAVVKHPGISIRGMLLTLKLPDLALVDEFPAFVERVRSWGYRDVRLRQLAFNRQEICLAALRSRGQRRVLRTAGTRKRPTGKRPSGPGISTPPAAPAPSDHPESPI
- the msrB gene encoding peptide-methionine (R)-S-oxide reductase MsrB — encoded protein: MSEQTKSNDAELRARLTPEQYHVTQEKGTERAFTGKYWNHKEDGKYHCIVCGELLFDSSTKFDSGCGWPSFNQQVTPEAIDVHADHSHGMVREEIVCHKCGAHLGHVFPDGPKPTGLRYCVNSASIQFEK
- a CDS encoding ATP-dependent helicase, whose product is MDPLFANLNPAQCEAVRHVEGPMLVLAGPGSGKTRVVTHRIAHLLREGVRPREILALTFTNKASEEMKLRVETMSPGSRVWVSTFHRFGARLLREYAGFVGLTPNFTIYDTDDSRQTLKRVIEAGKIRTAHYSPDRIAAAISAAKNQLITADRYEPRIGSPLSQIVAEVYPAYQQRLLASSAVDFDDLLLHVANMLYVNDDVRAELDERYRFILVDEYQDTNRAQYVMVRAMSVDHPNLAATGDPDQSIYGWRGADIKNILQFETDFPQVRVVRLEQNYRSTKAVLRVADQLIRSNMRRKAKSLFTDNAEGDPVKLVQYSTQDDEARGIADQIAAGIAAGRRPRDFAIFYRVNALSRVLERGLREHGIPYQMIRGQEFYQRKEIKDVLAYCQLINNPRDDQATLRTINTPVRGIGRKTIDRLSEFAYQHGISLLDACREAGQVEGLNARAIKSVAQFAALIDRLSLLAGAALEEILGTILTETKYREGLQDSESEDDLNRLANIEELLTDARQFDEAHPGGGHLEEYLENAWLVNETDSWETESDKVTMMTLHAAKGLEFPVVFVVAFEQGLLPHERSLNDDEQMEEERRLAFVGITRAKEHLQLSYAVHRDFRGQRRRTVPSPFLLEMPREEMELVSIGAPGGWDVPTDWEDVHDLHDDSHHFEIDPAVDDHGVEAEAPTEDDDSFAFGANAAPAPAKSIPASQVTTAARLAGAKPLAASGISPDAFAQGMTVMHPEHGPGKIVALSGSGANRRATVKFATAGERRFVLAHSPLRPAGR